The Gemmata palustris genome includes a region encoding these proteins:
- a CDS encoding sigma-70 family RNA polymerase sigma factor, translating into MTTTAVTGFLTRTRWGAARDVRTDAELVREFAATGSEGAFAELVRRFAPMVWGVCRRVVGHRECSEDAFQAVFLVLVRKPTAIRPPAAVGAWLHGVAVHTSLRARAMVERRRRWESLGATVPDRAMPEAPESPDPDVVRVLDEEIARLPDKLRAAVVLCELDGLSRRDAAQRLGIVEGTLSSRLGAARRQLAQRLRSRGVALGTGGIAVALGGRTAAAPPVFPTVSEPVSALADGAIRTMFLSKLKLLTATAMAALALIGVALTAYRGETSEPPRPALPVVRAAPVPKPKAVREGTILIWVDEKPLLLKPDGTELESPDPIPNVQFGVGSGNANLSPDGTRVAFEMQGAEYERKPGAVPAGAVVNRYRTNLKILDLGGKKETKSLDSVQLNGFNWLGDGKTLHLRGYEIGADGVASEKLENWVYDPATDKRTSLKVPADFVVRAIGPDGKTAVVDEWKMGAEKWHQHAHLWTIGTEKPAPLFELNQSIYSPTPKFSPDGKRVLCKVLQYGTHTALGNGAFNIDDFKCNNVVVIDLATKKQTVVKELGENPEWAVCGLAWSPDGRKIAYVETKRLPRPPGARADQNPYRVMIADPDGKNAKEIHTAQGSWLVGFDWK; encoded by the coding sequence ATGACGACAACGGCAGTAACCGGGTTCCTCACCCGCACGCGCTGGGGAGCGGCCCGCGACGTTCGCACGGACGCTGAACTGGTTCGTGAGTTCGCCGCGACCGGTTCCGAGGGCGCGTTCGCCGAATTGGTGCGCCGGTTCGCCCCGATGGTGTGGGGCGTGTGCCGGCGCGTGGTCGGGCACCGCGAGTGTTCCGAGGACGCCTTCCAAGCCGTGTTCCTGGTTTTGGTGCGCAAACCGACCGCGATCCGCCCGCCCGCGGCCGTCGGCGCGTGGTTGCACGGGGTGGCCGTTCACACCTCACTTCGGGCACGAGCAATGGTCGAACGGCGCCGGCGCTGGGAATCTTTGGGAGCAACAGTTCCCGATCGTGCCATGCCCGAGGCCCCCGAGTCGCCCGATCCGGACGTGGTGCGGGTGCTCGACGAGGAGATCGCGCGGCTCCCGGACAAGCTGCGGGCCGCGGTCGTGCTGTGTGAACTCGACGGGCTGAGCCGGCGCGACGCGGCCCAGCGCCTGGGGATCGTTGAGGGCACGTTGAGCAGCCGGCTGGGTGCGGCCCGGCGGCAACTGGCCCAGCGCCTCCGGTCCCGGGGCGTGGCGCTGGGCACTGGTGGGATCGCGGTGGCTCTGGGTGGCCGAACGGCGGCCGCTCCGCCGGTGTTCCCGACCGTATCCGAACCCGTGTCCGCACTCGCGGATGGAGCGATCCGAACTATGTTCCTGAGCAAACTCAAATTGTTGACGGCCACGGCGATGGCGGCGCTGGCGCTGATCGGCGTCGCATTGACGGCGTACCGCGGGGAAACGAGCGAACCGCCGCGCCCGGCCCTTCCGGTCGTCCGTGCCGCTCCGGTTCCGAAACCGAAAGCGGTGCGAGAGGGCACGATTCTGATCTGGGTGGACGAGAAGCCGCTGCTGCTGAAGCCGGACGGGACCGAACTCGAGTCCCCGGACCCGATCCCGAACGTCCAGTTCGGTGTCGGCAGTGGGAACGCCAACCTGTCGCCGGACGGTACCAGGGTCGCGTTCGAGATGCAGGGGGCCGAGTACGAACGGAAGCCCGGGGCGGTGCCGGCGGGAGCGGTCGTCAATAGGTACCGCACGAACCTGAAGATCCTGGATCTGGGAGGGAAGAAGGAGACGAAGTCGCTCGACTCGGTCCAACTGAACGGGTTCAACTGGCTCGGTGACGGAAAGACGCTGCACCTGCGCGGGTACGAGATCGGTGCGGACGGGGTGGCGAGTGAGAAACTGGAGAACTGGGTGTACGACCCGGCAACCGATAAGCGCACGTCGCTGAAAGTTCCCGCGGACTTCGTCGTCCGCGCTATCGGACCCGACGGCAAGACGGCCGTGGTGGACGAGTGGAAGATGGGCGCGGAGAAGTGGCACCAGCACGCCCACCTGTGGACCATCGGAACAGAAAAGCCGGCCCCGCTGTTTGAACTCAACCAGAGCATTTACAGTCCGACGCCCAAGTTCTCGCCGGACGGCAAGCGTGTGCTGTGCAAGGTGCTGCAATACGGCACGCACACGGCACTCGGAAACGGGGCCTTTAACATCGACGACTTCAAGTGCAACAACGTCGTGGTGATCGACCTGGCGACGAAGAAACAAACGGTGGTGAAGGAACTGGGCGAAAACCCCGAGTGGGCCGTGTGCGGGCTGGCGTGGTCGCCCGACGGCCGGAAGATCGCCTACGTCGAGACCAAGCGCCTCCCTCGACCCCCGGGAGCCCGAGCGGATCAGAACCCGTACCGGGTGATGATCGCGGACCCGGACGGGAAGAACGCGAAGGAGATCCACACGGCCCAAGGGAGTTGGTTGGTCGGGTTCGACTGGAAATGA
- a CDS encoding response regulator, with protein MTKHRVLIVDDNRDAALSMSELLVVAGFEVETCFDGPSALKAAATFAPEACLLDINMPGMDGYALARQIRGLFPDRPPLLATMTAYGDYAHLERAVDAGFDLQFTKPAAPTEVIEQIRAGLRAGTLFPEPEVESKEPGSALHRLLNRVTGLWSKPRES; from the coding sequence ATGACGAAGCACCGTGTCTTGATCGTTGATGACAACCGCGACGCGGCACTGTCCATGAGTGAGTTGCTCGTCGTGGCCGGGTTCGAGGTCGAGACCTGCTTCGACGGTCCGTCCGCTCTGAAGGCGGCTGCGACCTTTGCCCCGGAAGCGTGCCTTCTGGACATCAACATGCCCGGGATGGACGGGTACGCTCTGGCGCGTCAGATTCGCGGCCTGTTCCCGGACCGCCCGCCACTGCTGGCAACGATGACGGCTTACGGGGACTACGCGCACCTGGAGCGCGCCGTGGACGCCGGGTTCGACTTGCAGTTCACCAAACCCGCGGCCCCGACCGAGGTGATCGAGCAGATCCGCGCGGGCCTGCGAGCCGGTACCCTGTTCCCCGAGCCGGAGGTCGAAAGCAAGGAGCCAGGTTCCGCTTTGCACCGCCTGCTGAACCGGGTGACCGGCTTGTGGTCGAAACCGCGAGAAAGTTGA
- a CDS encoding FG-GAP repeat domain-containing protein has translation MPAVIGATGINFFPNPFGGGTFSPFGAFTGTVRSAIGDVNGDGVPDIITAQGVGAGSASQIRIFDGGAARFQSSPVAIADFYAYSDVPGASQTPGFAGGVFVASADVNGDGFAEVITSPGAGASGHLKVFNFNNGAGAFLGSAPTLRASFFAYPGFLGEIRVATLDPGSGQLPLLATASGAGTTQSDIRLYTNAFNIGSVGSGTLVTPAVQMFPFPGYLGGVSIAGGAAGQLFVSPIVGQSLVSEFDLNAPVGAAMTLSPGITLSTGFSAPTDARLGAADINGDGAPDVLTSSVGKNSTGAISVFSLSAGTITPLSGLNGFQTFGFFGDSWLTPTAIVTFPNGAVGGFVFPG, from the coding sequence GTGCCCGCGGTGATTGGTGCCACCGGGATCAATTTCTTCCCCAACCCGTTTGGAGGTGGAACCTTCTCCCCTTTCGGCGCCTTCACGGGCACGGTCCGGTCCGCGATCGGGGATGTGAACGGGGACGGGGTTCCCGACATCATCACCGCTCAGGGGGTGGGGGCCGGGAGCGCGTCACAGATTCGGATCTTCGACGGGGGCGCGGCCCGCTTTCAGTCGAGCCCCGTGGCGATCGCGGACTTCTATGCGTATTCGGACGTGCCAGGCGCGAGCCAAACACCGGGGTTCGCCGGGGGCGTGTTCGTGGCGTCCGCGGACGTGAACGGCGACGGGTTCGCGGAGGTCATTACGTCGCCCGGCGCGGGCGCGAGCGGGCACCTCAAGGTGTTCAACTTTAATAACGGGGCCGGCGCGTTTCTGGGCAGTGCGCCGACCCTGCGTGCGAGCTTCTTTGCGTACCCCGGTTTCCTCGGGGAGATCCGCGTGGCCACTCTGGACCCGGGTAGCGGTCAGTTGCCGCTCCTCGCAACCGCGTCCGGCGCGGGCACGACCCAGTCGGACATCCGGCTCTATACGAACGCATTTAACATCGGCTCGGTCGGGTCTGGTACGCTCGTAACCCCGGCCGTGCAGATGTTCCCGTTTCCGGGGTATTTGGGTGGCGTGTCGATCGCTGGAGGGGCCGCGGGCCAACTGTTCGTGTCCCCCATTGTCGGGCAGTCACTGGTAAGCGAGTTCGATCTCAACGCGCCCGTGGGGGCCGCGATGACGCTCTCGCCCGGCATCACGTTATCGACCGGGTTCAGCGCCCCGACGGACGCGCGATTGGGGGCTGCGGACATCAACGGGGACGGAGCCCCGGACGTACTGACCTCGTCCGTGGGCAAGAACTCGACCGGGGCGATTTCCGTCTTCTCGCTGAGTGCCGGAACGATTACGCCCCTGAGCGGATTGAACGGGTTTCAGACGTTCGGGTTCTTCGGCGACTCGTGGTTGACCCCGACAGCGATCGTGACCTTCCCGAACGGCGCGGTCGGAGGGTTCGTGTTCCCGGGCTAG
- a CDS encoding DUF7660 family protein — protein sequence MSKEPDALDPDAVHDRESFLAFVRALVADREAALEAEARQPTDPRALGLTPDAGGWYNFTIESYLNAALAWAVDSDMGTRQGLPVEPSWKTFAVFLLCGKIYE from the coding sequence ATGAGCAAGGAGCCCGACGCACTCGACCCGGACGCCGTGCATGACCGCGAGTCGTTCCTGGCGTTCGTGCGTGCTTTGGTAGCGGACCGCGAGGCCGCCCTGGAAGCCGAAGCGCGGCAACCGACAGATCCCCGCGCCCTGGGGCTCACGCCTGATGCGGGTGGCTGGTACAACTTCACGATCGAGTCCTACCTGAACGCCGCGCTCGCGTGGGCCGTAGATTCCGACATGGGCACCCGCCAGGGATTGCCCGTCGAGCCGTCGTGGAAGACTTTCGCCGTTTTCCTGCTGTGCGGCAAGATCTACGAGTAG
- a CDS encoding HAD family hydrolase, whose product MEGRSAWIIFDADNTLWPIEHLYDDARESLVQSLALEGFERDEVEAYQRARDIELYATHGYSACRFARSFEDTWLRFVPSAPPENIRHARLLALNIFEQRVQPVEGLEAVLGSLAHEYQLAVVTAGEKWVQERRLNDFHLRDRFAAVEIVEAKTAGTFRTFCDTHFVDPARSWVVGDSGKSDMIPARDAGLGGIHVDHRKNWSVEQTEFVPWDRYIRIRSLAELATVPGLLRGPL is encoded by the coding sequence GTGGAAGGTCGTAGCGCGTGGATCATCTTTGACGCAGACAACACCCTTTGGCCGATCGAGCACCTCTACGATGACGCGCGCGAATCTCTCGTACAATCTCTGGCGCTCGAAGGGTTCGAGCGCGATGAAGTGGAAGCTTACCAACGGGCACGTGACATCGAACTGTACGCGACCCACGGCTACTCGGCGTGTCGCTTCGCGCGGTCGTTTGAAGACACCTGGCTCCGCTTCGTGCCCAGCGCTCCACCCGAGAACATTCGGCACGCACGGCTGCTCGCGTTGAACATCTTCGAGCAGCGGGTACAGCCCGTGGAGGGCCTCGAAGCAGTTTTGGGGTCGCTGGCCCACGAGTACCAACTCGCCGTCGTCACTGCCGGCGAGAAGTGGGTCCAGGAGCGACGGCTGAACGATTTCCACCTCCGCGATCGGTTCGCTGCGGTGGAGATCGTGGAGGCAAAGACGGCCGGCACGTTCCGTACTTTTTGCGACACCCACTTTGTTGACCCGGCCCGGTCGTGGGTGGTCGGCGACAGTGGAAAATCCGACATGATCCCCGCGCGCGATGCGGGACTGGGGGGCATTCACGTCGATCACCGAAAGAATTGGTCTGTCGAACAAACCGAGTTCGTTCCTTGGGATCGGTACATTCGCATTCGCTCCCTCGCGGAACTCGCCACGGTCCCGGGTTTGCTCCGCGGCCCGCTCTGA